Genomic segment of Triticum aestivum cultivar Chinese Spring chromosome 6A, IWGSC CS RefSeq v2.1, whole genome shotgun sequence:
taggtatgagggactcacgcatagcctcctactggattgataccttggttctcaaaaactgagggaaatactaatgctactttgctgcatcatcctctcctcttcggagaaatccaacgcagtgctcaagaggtagcagaactATCTCTGTGTTAGTTGACGCCTCTCCTGCGCCACATCTAATCTCAGCACCACCTCAGACGCAATGTGAAACTGCATTTTTGTGTTGCTGAAGATGCTCTTGGCCCAGATCTTTAGATCTGCTGCTGTTCGTTTTAGCTTGATATTCATTCTGGTGAAAGGGCAACAGTGGTTTACTGGCCTTTGCCATGCCCTCTGGACTATCTGCTGAAAGTGTGGGAACTTTGGCCAGAaggattcaaatttgaaaactgctTTGCACGGTGGCGCCGTGGCATCCGTGAGCAATAGGGGACAGTGATTAGAGCAGGAAGTGGATGCAACCATAAGTGTATAGGAGGGGAAGATTGTCTCCCAGTCTTGGTTGCAGGAAACTTTGTCGATGGCGACAAAAGTAGGATTTTCCCTCTCGGTACTCCATGTGAAGCACCTGTTTTTGCACTTTATCTCTTGCAAGCAAGCCCGGTCAATTGCATCTCTGAATCTGCTCATCACCCTTCTGTTGATGTTATGGTTGCTCTTATCCCTTGCCTCGTAGATGACGTTAAAATCACCGTTGATCAGCCATGGCTCGCCAAGGGGTGGCCTGCTTCTGCTAAGCTCCTCGAGGAAATCATCCTTTCCGGTGTCATCAGTTGGGCCGTAGACAGTGGTGATCCAGAAGGAGAGGCCACCGTGGGGCAGGAACGCTCTGGCAGTGATGGAGAATTACCCTACAAATTGTGTGGTGATTGTGATCTTGGTGGAGTCCTAGAAGATCGCGGCGCCGCCTCGGGTGCCCAACGCTGGTAGCACGATGCAGTTGTCAAGTCTGCGGCCTCCTACCTCCCTGACCATCTCTGGCGACCAGGCGTCGATCTTCGTCTCTTGCAAACACAACAGAGCGAGGCTATGGGCGTCGGCTACCTCGCAAATGGTGGCCCTCTTCGCCAGAGAGTTCAGTCCACGGACGTTCCAATTCATTATTGGGATGGTTGTGTTACTCATAAGGCAAACAAAATATGCTCCGGCGACGAAAATGTTACTACTGCAAAGATGAAACAAGTACAACTACACCACCAGTAGGCCCCAAATTACACTGGCATCTAGCTAATCCTTGTAGCCCAACACTAATCATGAAGTAAAAACCTAACTCAGACTGACTAAAGGTCAGTTGCCACCGGAGGCTAACTAAACTAGTGTCTAACATGGACTACTCTTGGGCTGCACCGTCTGGGCCGGCCACGCTGGCCATGGTGCGCAGCGCCTGGACGTCGAGGCGTGTGAGCTTGGCAATGCAGTCGATGTCGCCCTCCGAAAGTGGCTCGTCGAAGTGCCACAACAGCGCCTCCGCGGCCTTCACCGTCATCCGCTCCCTTGGACCGAGCACACCGAGCTCCTTGACCAGGCGCAGGGTGGCCCGCTGCGCGACCGGGGTGGAGGAGGGGTTGGCCGCCTGGCGGGCGATGTGCCTGACGGGGGCCGATGGAGCGCGTGTCTTGGGCGGCGCCGATGGCCTGCGGGCTGGTGGCGCAACGGCGACGAGGGGCTCCGGGGCGTCGCGAAAGAGGAACCAGGCGGCGACGCCGTCTTGCCCAATCTGCATCTGCTGCACATGGTGCGTCACCGCCCTGAGCTCAGTCATGGTTGCGGCCGGGCGAGCCGCGGTCTTGCATGCGTGGACCGTATCTGACCGCATGCATGCAATGGGCCCATCGATGGTCAACGCCTTTGCACCGCTGGCGCCTGCGTGATCGATGTCAAACTCCAGTGGGACGGCGAGGGCGTCCGCGACGGCCTCCTCGAGCTCAGCCTGCCCGAGGTCGACGCGTGGTAGGGGAGGGAGCTGGGTGTCTCCGTTGGTGAAGAACGCGGTGACGGGGTCGACGTCGTCACGGCTCCTCTGCGtgggtggtggaggcggcggtgaGGGAGCACGACACAGTGGCAGAAGGGGGTGGCACGGATGGCGACCTCCCGCCCGTGGCAACCCTTGTTGCGGTGCCTGCTGGTGGGGGTGCGGCTTCGCTGACGcggttgctgggagtgctcctttGGCGCCGCCGGGGCCCGGCTAGAATGTCCGCGGCCCAGCAACGTATCTGCCCACGAGCGCCGGCCGCCGCGCTCGCTGTCGTGGTCGTCGTGGTCCTTGCGGCCGGCCCCACGCTACAACCCGTGGCAGCCCAAGGAGGCCACCAATGGCGGCTGGCGGTGCCCTTGGCCGTCCTCGATTTCAACGCTCCCATTCACATGTTGAGATTTCAACGTGCATTAAATCGTTGTATGCATGGATTAAGAGAAAACTCTTCAATACATGTAAAGTTCTTGGTCATTTATTGGTCACACATGCATACATTGCAATTAAAACATTGTTAAatacaatttcttgaggaaaacgagcccattaattgagtacttttgcaaaGTGCCGAAATTATTTCACCACTTACCATCTAttttggttggtgagatttttgaattgagcctatAAAACAGAAGTGAGGGAGTATATGGGTAGTCCATACTCCCTTGAACATATATTTAGCCCCCGCAAAAATAGGGGAAACTATTTAAGAAAAATCTAAATCATCATAACTTGTAAAGTAGCTATGAATAAAAAAAGTTCATGACAGTGGAGTCAAATAAATAATGAGGAAAACATCAAAAAATACACAAATCTAGCCACAGAAACGGATGCCAGTTGTGCAAAACCCCGTATTTCACTGATCAAGCAATGGTAACAAATGGAACATTGTAGTAATCCACATAATTATAACATCATATAATTGAAACATGCAGgccaaaaaatatataattgaaacAAGCAAGATACGGTCCAAATTAGTTTACTGCCGCAAAACGAACATACCAACACAATACATAGTACTACTACAAGAGTCGAGATCTAGACCCGACAGCCACACGTACAAAGAAAACAAACAACAATCACGAGCTCACATAACACATACAAGAATAGGCAAAATTTTGTGTTTTAATCCTTTTTGCAGACAAAATCAGGATCTGACCtctgtttgaaaatattttcaaacGGGGGTCAGATCCTGATATTGTTtgtaaaaagggtcaaaacacgaaattttgccacaAAAATACAAGAGCAAATACTGACGACATAGGCCCGTCGCCCCCCAGCGCATGCGGTGGCACCTCACTCATGCAGAGTGGCATTTTAGGATTTCAAACACAATTACAGGACTATTGTGTTCCAGTTATATTTGATGAAATTAGTTAAAAAAATTGAACATTTGTATTGGATAATTCAAACACATGGGGTCCACACTACGTATTCTTGCTGTCCCGGATTTCTGCGCGCACCACTAATATTTATAAATCTAGACGCACAAACAGACGCTAGTTATACAAAACAGAGTAACTACGACGCATGACATATTTACCTTGTATTTCACCGATCAAGCAATGGTAACCGATGGCACATTGGAGCAATTCACATAATTCCAACATCTATAATTGAAATATGCAGCCAACAAATATATAATTGAAACATGCAAGATACAATCCAAATTAATTTACTGCCACAGAACAGACGTAGCAGCACAACACACACAGTAGCCGAGATCTAGACCCGACAGCTACACGTACAAAGAAAACAAACAGCAATCACGTGCACACCAAACACATACAAGAATACAAGAGCGAATACCGACGACGTAGCTAGGCAGGGCGCGCCCCCACTGCATGCGCTGCCACCTCACTCATGCAGAGTGGCGTACACAACGTAGCTGGAGTAGTCCTTAGCCACCTTCCCCTCCGGCGCCGCCACGTTCATCTTGGCGTCCGCGGCGGGGCACGCCACGCGAGCGCTCGCCGCCGGGCACGTCTTGGGCTGGCTCAGGAACGAGGCGCACTCCGCCGGGCCCCTCTGGTTGGCGAAGCCGGGAATGCAGTTGTGCTTCACGTCCAGCAGGCCGTCCTTGATGAGCGCAGAGCACGCCGTCCCGACCGACGTGAAGTAGTTGCCCGCCAGCGTGAGGTTGGAGAGGCGGCCGGCTGGTCCGGCGAGCTTGCAGAGCGCGTCGGGGACCTGCCCGTACAGGCGGTTCCCGCCCAGGTTGAGCTGCTCGACGCTGCTGAGGCACGAGAAGGATGAAGGGATCGGGCCGGTGAGCTGATTCATCGCGGCGTCGATGACGGTGCTCTTGGTGAGCATGCCGAGCTCGTGTGGGAGGCAGCCAGAGAGCTGGTTGTTGAGGAGGAGCATCTCGAGGAGGGAGTCTTGCAAGCGCGCGATTGATGGCGGGATTGGCCCGGTGAGCTTGTTGTTGGCGAGGGAGAGGTAGCTCAACTTGGAGAAGCCAATGTTGGTCGGAAGTTTCCCGGACATGTTGTTGTAGTTCAGGATAAGTGCTTTAGCATCGGTAACGCCCGGAATGTTGCCTCCTCCTCCCGGGGAGCCAACTCGGATGTGAAACGTAAAATTAAGAAAAGTATATGCGCACTGAATCTGCTGAAGTTtacccttttttttcttcttcttcttcccttcatcTTTCGTAATAACCTGTCCCGTAGCGCCTCCCTCTGCACTCCCGTAGACACGGCCGGAAGGATGAAGAGGTTGGAGGTCGTACTTAGCGACGCCGAACTCGAACAGGTATGGCAGGCTGTCGAGGTGAGGAATATCGCCACCGAAGTTGTTGGAGGACGCATGGAAAAGCGCCAGATCAGGAAGCTGATCGACGAAGCGTTGTAACCTCGGCGCATGCAGGCCAAAGCCATTGAGAATAACCTCGGTAACTGTTAGCTTCTCATTTAACCCTGGCGGCGTTGCGCAGTAGAAGCCGACATATGTCTTGTCGCCACAGATGTCATTGCCGGACCAGGTGGAGGTGATGTTATTGGGGTCACTAGTTATGGTGCTCTTGAAACGCTGGATGGCAAGGTAGGCTCGGTAGAGGCGCTCGTTGGGAAAGTCTGCTGGCTGTAGATTGATTTCATGGGATGATTCCGGCCGAACCGCTACTACAGCAAGGAAATAAAGAATCAAGAGGAAGAGTTGTGTGAACGGCAGTTTAGGCTGGATGGCCATTCCTATTGGAACTTGGAAGTCGAAGGAGATGGGcagttgattcttttcgcaaaggAATAAGATGTCATGGCCGGATATATAGGCGAGCAGGAAGGATGAAACAACGCACAGGCCGACTAGGTAGCAAACTGCCAGGCTGTCCAACGCCACAGTCATCTGGCCTACGCGGCACCTCATTTTGAAAGCTCTGCCCCATGCGAGTAGCgcagttattattattattattattattattattattattattattattattattattattattattattgttgttgttgttgttgttgttgttgttgttgttgttgttgttgttgttgttgttgttgttgttgcaatcAGCGCAGTTTCAGGCCTCGAGCAGCGTAGTGGTTTTCCTGCCCCATGGGCCCCTAGTTCATCCTACATTTTTGGCGAAGCCTCATGCTGCATTCTTCTCCTTGCGATCTCAGGGCCCCTACGCGCAAGGTAGTCTACAACTAGGAGTATCGTATTCATTTACCATCTCATGGAACGGGCGGCAGGACATCGTTGGCGAAGCCCTCCAGGTAGTAAGCGCACGACTCCCACATCTTTTTTTTTTCACCGTCGATGGCCATCACGCCGCCGAACTTCAATCCCTATGCAGGCTTGTCATCCGGCTCCGATAAGAATTGAGTTGGTCCTTTTTGATCAAATCTAGTGGGGATGAGttcaaaacaacaacaacaacaacaacaacaaaaatcttGTGAGGATGTATGGACTTTGAGATTTCTGCAATTCTTACTCACATCGGAAGTAATTGTAGTCCCCATGAGCATGAACTTTGGTTGGCATTCAAAACAAGGAGCTGTGATAGATACTATTGTCCGAGTACGAATTATTTATCAACGACACTATTGACTATAGTAGCATCAAATATGTACCCTGGTCAATAGGAAGTGTTTACATAAGGCAGGAGGCACATTTTATTTGTTAACTCCCTATGATTGACACTTATGTCTCGAAGGGCCATAGGCCGAATTTTattagaaggaagaagaagcagtaCAACAAGGGTTTGCAGTCTAGGCGAACTAGAAGCTGGGAACCCACGGAATTGAGACATTCCGAAAATACAGGGAGGACAACAACAGTCgtcaaacaaaataaaatgaagcaAAACAGTGACTCAAGAAACTGCTTTGATCAGGTTAGATGTATGTAATACAGCCAGCCGCCATCCATATCCCAATATCTTCTCTGATGATTTCGAAAACTCTGAAGGGACTGCTCGCTTGCTGCTCAAAAATTCTGGAATTCCTTTCCTTCCAAATCCTCCAGTGAATCAAGATGGAGATTGTGTCAAAGTTACGACGCATAGGCTTGGGAACAGCCTTACGTACTTGTAGCCATCAGTCTTCTGTATCGATGAAACGATCCTCCGGCACCTGAAAATCCGCCCGTGTCCAATCTCTGAACAAGAGCCAAACCTGCTGCGTGAACCTGCAGTGCACGAACAGGTGTGTGCAGTCCTCCGGTGTCACGAGACAAAGCGGGCAGTTGCCGTTTGAGGGCCAGCCTCTGCGCTCCAAGTTGTCCGCTGTCAGGCACCGGCGATGCACCACCAGCCACATGAAAAACTTGCATCTCGGAGGAGCTTTGGACTTCCAAATTGGTTTGTAGCAGGCAAAGCGCACTGAGGCAACAAAGAACATGTTGTAAGCACTCTTAACAGAGAAGACATGATCCTTCGTCAGCTTCCATAGTAGACGATCCGGCACACCAGGCGTCAATGAGATGTTCTGAGTAATGTCCCAAACAGTGAGATATTGTGCAATGGCTATGACTGAAACTCCACCAGAGATGTCTCGGACCCAGCTGTGATTCTGAAGGGCATCCCGGACAGTGCGGCCCGGCTTCTTGACAAAAGAAAAGAGGGCCGGGGCCATGGTCGCAATGGAGCCACCCTCCGGTAGCCAATTGTCCATCCAGAACTTGGCCCGCTCTCCATCCCCCAAGCACACGGACGTGGCCGCACTGAAAATGGCCGCTACCTCTCCCTCCTGACCGTCTGGCAACATCCGCCATGGTCGCTCCTCAGGGTCCCAGTGCATCCATGGTCATCGGCAACGCAGAGCCGCACCGAACCACTTCAAATTCAAAATTCCCAGGCCGCCATGCTCCTTCGGCATACACACTCTAGCCCAAGGCAGAAGGCAATGGCCACCGCTGATCTCATTTTCCCCTTTCCAAATGAAGCCCCTACACCTCCTGTTGATAATTTCCAAAGCCCATGCCGGCAGTGGTAGTACTGAAAGAAAGTGCAGGGGTAGTGCCATCAATACAGATTGTGTAAGTGCCACACGTCCCGCCGGTGCAAGCATCCTTGGCTTCCACCCTTTCATCCTGTTGGAGTATTTGTCTATGAGCGGTAGGATATGTTGGCGCTGTAATCTGAAAATTGACAGAGGGAGCCCCAAATATTGAATGGGAAATGGTTTTAGCTGACAGGAAAAGTGATGCGCCACCCCCTCGACGATGGTGTCACTTGTCCTGATGCAAGTAATGGTGCTCTTTTGTAGGTTGATGCGAAGTCCAGTGGCTTCACCAAACAGCTTCAGAGTGGCAGAAATCACCTGCATGTCGCTCGGGATAGGTCGGAAGAAAAGAATTGCGTCGTCCGCGAAGAATGAAGCCCTTGGCACATTGCTCCCAAGGCCCAAATCCAAGAGTAGGTTGTGTCTGGTAGCCTAGTGTAGCATAGCCTGAAGCGTGTCCATAGCTAGGATGAAGAGTGCCGGTGATAGTGGATCGCCTTCTCTTACACCACAAGCCAACGCAAAGGGGTCACAAGTCTCACCATTGACCAGAACCGAGGATGAGGCAGTGCACATGAGGCCACAAATCCATGAGCACCATCTCCGTCCAAAACCTCTCCGAATCAACAAATTGATAATAAATTCCCAGGATAAAGTATCAAAGGCTTTGGAGATGTCGATCTTCATAAGTACAACTGGGATTTTCCGACGATGTAGCAACCGTGCGGTATTACGCACAAACTTGAAGTTTTCATgtatacttctccggctgacgaagGCACTCTGAACTTGCGAGATTAGCCCAGGTAATAACGGAGCAAGGCGGACCGCTAGAACCTTGGCAAAAAATTTAGCAGCACCATGAATTAGGTTGATCGGTCGAAAATCTGCCACTTCCAAGGATCTATCTTTCTTGGGTAGCAATGAAATGATCGATGAGTTCAACCAGCCAAAGGAGAAGAATCTGCCCTTGTGCAGCTCATGCATGACAGCCATCAGATCTTCCATAATAACATCCCAGCATACCTTAAAGAACAGGCCGGAGAAACCGTCAGACCCAGGAGCCCGGTCAGAAGGCATCTCCATAATCACCTGCTTCACCTCGGTGTGAGTGAACTCCACTTCCAGACCAGAAGCCAGCTCCGGGGGTAAACCGTGCAGATTCAGATCATCCAGCCTCAAGGAAGATGAAGTAGGTGCCAGCGTGCCCATAAGACCCCAGTAATAATTCTGTGCTAGATTCAGCTTGTCCTCCATTGTCGAGACCATGCGGtcgctgatgaagctatgtacctaggataggggcatggacctgtcctaagtaccctacccaaggacatccctagaagaagtcacctttcaattgACTTGGAGGTATCTcactcgacagattcaagacactcgaccacgaagcaatcactcgaccaaattcCAACCAC
This window contains:
- the LOC123127769 gene encoding uncharacterized protein At4g06744; this translates as MAIQPKLPFTQLFLLILYFLAVVAVRPESSHEINLQPADFPNERLYRAYLAIQRFKSTITSDPNNITSTWSGNDICGDKTYVGFYCATPPGLNEKLTVTEVILNGFGLHAPRLQRFVDQLPDLALFHASSNNFGGDIPHLDSLPYLFEFGVAKYDLQPLHPSGRVYGSAEGGATGQVITKDEGKKKKKKKGKLQQIQCAYTFLNFTFHIRVGSPGGGGNIPGVTDAKALILNYNNMSGKLPTNIGFSKLSYLSLANNKLTGPIPPSIARLQDSLLEMLLLNNQLSGCLPHELGMLTKSTVIDAAMNQLTGPIPSSFSCLSSVEQLNLGGNRLYGQVPDALCKLAGPAGRLSNLTLAGNYFTSVGTACSALIKDGLLDVKHNCIPGFANQRGPAECASFLSQPKTCPAASARVACPAADAKMNVAAPEGKVAKDYSSYVVYATLHE